The genomic interval TTCTTTAATTAAATCTATTCAAAATGGATCAACCCTTTCAGCAGGATTAGATGTCAATGAATTTGAAAAAAAATCTTTTGAAAATTTCTTTGAAGAGACATCAAATGAAGCATTAAACTTTTTACTTGAATCAGACAAAATATTACTTACTCCTCATGTTGGTGGTTGGACAAATGAAAGTTACTATAAACTTAGTTCTGTTTTGGCTGAAAAAATACTTCATGTAGATAATCAATAAATTATATTCATTTATAAATGAATCATTTAATAAACTTTATTTAAAGTAAAAATTAAATACATAATTGATGATAAAAAATATTTTAAACTTATTTTTTAGTTTTAAATAAAGTGAACTAATCACTTCATAAAAACCAGAAAAGCAGAATTAATCAGTCGGTATTTCAACTCAAAATTTTGAAATCCAAATTCAAGAACAATCAATTCTTCACCAATATTCAGAACACTCACCTCTTCCTTCAAATCAGGAATATTGCCTTCTTTCATCTTGTAAAAGGCTTCCTTCGCTCCCCAAATTAAATGAAGTGCTTGTTCATCTTCGGCAAATATCACCTCCTGATCATTCCGAAAATAGTCCTGACCCAAAATAAGTCGGGGCGAATGATTTTGAATATCAACACCAACAGGATGAGACCCAACACAAACT from Fluviicola taffensis DSM 16823 carries:
- a CDS encoding 4'-phosphopantetheinyl transferase family protein, whose product is MIHIINNSNSVVAYWKQADYQELLKGGAAKRLLEKKAVQYLLDALGYGHCEVKYKETGQPYLHNESAFLSISHSNGWFAVCVGSHPVGVDIQNHSPRLILGQDYFRNDQEVIFAEDEQALHLIWGAKEAFYKMKEGNIPDLKEEVSVLNIGEELIVLEFGFQNFELKYRLINSAFLVFMK